From a single Streptomyces sp. 1331.2 genomic region:
- a CDS encoding S41 family peptidase, with protein sequence MLQTPRRARQVAALSLVFGAVLLAGAATGAWGDPGGTPPRPSVDAARAAGGALPADPAGTALSEQQAEHLLGATGDRWGAYYSAQEYAEFSQGLDGRYLGVGLSVGRGQDGATEVSQVAPDGPAAAAGIAAGDRLLRVGQDQADHLPVTEVVARLRGQGDERRAGSEVTLEVRRGEGEVRELRLRRALLDSQQVVAERLDRGVLRVTVRAFTSGVADRVRAALRAPHTGVVLDLRGNSGGLVDEAAGTAGIFLDGGPVGSYQERGGTRELTAPRGGDQRTPLVVLVDGGTMSAAELLAGALQDRSRAVVVGTRTFGKGTVQQPSRLADGAVLEMTVGRYYTPAGRSPEGTGLAPDVPAATGEDADALALRVLAGLGTRA encoded by the coding sequence ATGCTGCAAACTCCGCGCAGGGCACGTCAGGTGGCCGCCCTCAGCCTGGTGTTCGGCGCCGTGCTGCTGGCCGGCGCGGCCACCGGCGCCTGGGGCGACCCGGGCGGTACTCCGCCGCGCCCCTCCGTCGACGCCGCCCGGGCGGCGGGCGGCGCGCTCCCGGCGGACCCGGCCGGCACCGCGCTGTCCGAGCAGCAGGCCGAGCACCTGCTGGGCGCCACCGGCGACCGCTGGGGCGCGTACTACAGCGCCCAGGAGTACGCCGAGTTCAGCCAGGGCCTGGACGGCCGCTACCTCGGCGTCGGCCTCTCGGTCGGCCGCGGCCAGGACGGCGCCACCGAGGTCTCCCAGGTCGCGCCCGACGGCCCGGCCGCCGCGGCCGGGATCGCCGCCGGGGACCGGCTGCTGCGGGTCGGCCAGGACCAGGCCGACCACCTGCCGGTCACCGAGGTGGTCGCCCGGCTGCGCGGCCAGGGCGACGAGCGCAGGGCCGGCTCCGAAGTGACCCTGGAGGTCCGGCGCGGCGAGGGCGAGGTGCGCGAACTGCGGCTGCGGCGGGCTTTACTGGACAGCCAACAGGTGGTCGCGGAGCGCCTGGACCGGGGCGTGCTGCGGGTCACCGTACGGGCCTTCACCAGCGGCGTGGCCGATCGCGTGCGCGCCGCGCTGCGCGCACCGCACACCGGCGTGGTGCTCGATCTGCGCGGCAACTCCGGGGGGTTGGTCGACGAGGCGGCCGGCACCGCCGGGATCTTCCTGGACGGCGGCCCGGTCGGCTCGTACCAGGAGCGCGGCGGGACCAGGGAGTTGACGGCCCCGCGCGGCGGCGACCAGCGCACCCCGCTGGTGGTGCTGGTGGACGGCGGCACGATGAGCGCCGCCGAACTCCTCGCCGGCGCCCTGCAGGACCGCAGCCGCGCCGTCGTGGTGGGCACCAGGACCTTCGGCAAGGGCACCGTCCAGCAGCCCAGCCGGCTCGCCGACGGCGCCGTGCTGGAGATGACCGTCGGCCGCTACTACACCCCGGCCGGCCGCTCCCCGGAGGGCACCGGCCTGGCCCCCGACGTCCCGGCGGCCACCGGCGAGGACGCCGACGCGCTCGCCCTGCGGGTGCTGGCCGGGCTCGGCACCCGCGCCTAA
- the smpB gene encoding SsrA-binding protein SmpB has protein sequence MAKETGQKLIAQNKKARHEYTILDTYECGLVLTGTEVKSLREGRANLVDGYAYIQNHEAWIDNVFIPEYTQGTWTNHAARRKRKLLLHKLEIRKIETKVRDAGHTLIPLSLYFKDGRVKLELALAVGKKLYDKRQTLREKQDTRETARAVAAARRRQG, from the coding sequence ATGGCAAAGGAAACCGGACAGAAGCTGATCGCGCAGAACAAGAAGGCGCGACACGAGTACACGATCCTCGACACCTACGAGTGCGGCCTCGTCCTCACCGGCACCGAGGTCAAGTCGCTGCGCGAGGGGCGGGCCAACCTGGTCGACGGCTACGCGTACATCCAGAACCACGAGGCGTGGATCGACAACGTCTTCATCCCCGAGTACACCCAGGGGACGTGGACCAACCACGCGGCCCGGCGCAAGCGCAAGCTGCTGCTGCACAAGCTGGAGATCCGCAAGATCGAGACCAAGGTCCGCGACGCGGGCCACACCCTGATCCCGCTCTCGCTGTACTTCAAGGACGGCCGGGTGAAGCTGGAGCTGGCGCTCGCGGTCGGCAAGAAGCTGTACGACAAGCGCCAGACCCTGCGCGAGAAGCAGGACACCCGCGAGACGGCACGTGCCGTGGCGGCGGCCCGACGGCGCCAGGGTTAA
- a CDS encoding HelD family protein, translating to MQSNTDTTPATDHETVREREIAGEQQHLDTVYHRLEEKLAEAEYILEDAAKRVHVGTPGALAERDAQVYRAGAHLQRLNNEFEDFLFGRIDLQRADAPEEHGIPSNTPLDPADPAVAETLHIGRLGVLDAEYGPLVIDWRAPAAAPFYRATPVEPGRVIRRRVIRSKGRKVIGVEDDLLRPDLTPTLDGEELAVVGDGALMASLGRARSHSMRDIVSSIQKEQDEVIRAAAAGATLVTGGPGTGKTAVALHRAAYLLYQDRRRYAGGILVVSPTPLLVSYTEGVLPALGEEGQVAIRAVGSLVDGIEAGTYDTPEAARVKGSARMTQLLRRAARAALELGAPQELKVVARGEVLKLDAGRLKAVRGNVVGSGGTPLNLLRPRARRLLLDALWHEVVRNLPKPTDHYAREQRQEEKESFDEYVSDEASFLNFLDAWWPALTPRRVLGTLKQHRHINRIARRAVTPDEARLLAASWRHLSPEGEGALSAHDVALVDELQVLLGEAARPKIREVDAMDLLTGLEEVTTFADRSARQRERQPVERKEYAHVIVDEAQDLTPMQWRMIGRRARMATWTIVGDPAQSSWPFPQEAQSALDEVLSGKPRRRFTLTVNYRNPAEIAEVAAKVLALAAPGTPSPSAVRHVGVEPRFAAVTDPSPEAFGAAARAELERLLGEVDGTVAIVVPMDRRAEAAGWAEGLGERVVVLGSLEAKGLEYDATVVADPTGIAGESEAGLRVLYVALTRATQRLTVLSGPDDLPDSAGVPALLHG from the coding sequence ATGCAGAGCAACACGGACACCACCCCCGCCACCGACCACGAGACCGTCCGCGAGCGCGAGATCGCCGGTGAGCAGCAGCACCTCGACACCGTCTACCACCGGCTGGAGGAGAAGCTCGCCGAGGCCGAGTACATCCTGGAGGACGCCGCCAAGCGGGTCCACGTCGGCACCCCCGGCGCCCTCGCCGAGCGTGACGCCCAGGTCTACCGGGCCGGCGCGCACCTCCAGCGCCTCAACAACGAGTTCGAGGACTTCCTCTTCGGCCGGATCGACCTCCAGCGGGCGGACGCCCCGGAGGAGCACGGCATCCCCTCGAACACCCCGCTCGACCCGGCCGACCCGGCCGTCGCCGAGACCCTCCACATCGGCCGCCTGGGCGTGCTGGACGCCGAGTACGGCCCGCTGGTGATCGACTGGCGTGCGCCCGCCGCCGCACCGTTCTACCGCGCCACCCCGGTCGAGCCCGGCCGGGTCATCCGCCGCCGGGTGATCCGCTCCAAGGGCCGCAAGGTGATCGGCGTCGAGGACGACCTGCTGCGCCCCGACCTCACCCCGACCCTGGACGGCGAGGAACTGGCCGTGGTCGGCGACGGCGCGCTGATGGCCTCGCTGGGCCGCGCCCGCAGCCACTCGATGCGCGACATCGTCTCCTCGATCCAGAAGGAGCAGGACGAGGTGATCCGCGCCGCCGCCGCGGGCGCCACCCTGGTCACCGGCGGCCCGGGCACCGGCAAGACCGCCGTCGCCCTGCACCGCGCCGCCTACCTGCTCTACCAGGACCGCCGCCGCTACGCCGGGGGCATCCTGGTGGTCTCCCCGACCCCGCTGCTGGTCTCCTACACCGAGGGCGTGCTGCCGGCGCTCGGCGAGGAGGGCCAGGTCGCCATCCGGGCCGTCGGCTCGCTGGTGGACGGCATCGAGGCGGGCACCTACGACACCCCCGAGGCGGCCCGGGTCAAGGGCTCGGCCCGGATGACGCAGCTGCTGCGCCGGGCCGCCCGGGCGGCGCTGGAGCTGGGCGCGCCGCAGGAGCTGAAGGTGGTCGCCCGCGGCGAGGTGCTGAAGCTCGACGCGGGCCGGCTGAAGGCCGTGCGCGGCAACGTGGTGGGCTCCGGCGGCACCCCGCTGAACCTGCTGCGCCCGCGCGCCCGCAGGCTGCTGCTGGACGCGCTGTGGCACGAGGTCGTCAGGAACCTGCCGAAGCCCACCGACCACTACGCCCGCGAGCAGCGCCAGGAGGAGAAGGAGTCCTTCGACGAGTACGTCTCGGACGAGGCCTCGTTCCTGAACTTCTTGGACGCCTGGTGGCCGGCCCTGACCCCGCGCCGGGTGCTCGGCACGCTCAAGCAGCACCGCCACATCAACCGGATCGCCCGCCGGGCCGTCACCCCGGACGAGGCGCGGCTGCTGGCCGCCTCCTGGCGCCACCTGTCCCCGGAGGGTGAGGGCGCACTGTCCGCGCACGACGTGGCGCTGGTGGACGAGCTGCAGGTGCTGCTCGGCGAGGCGGCCCGCCCGAAGATCCGCGAGGTGGATGCGATGGACCTGCTGACCGGCCTGGAGGAGGTCACCACCTTCGCCGACCGCAGCGCCCGCCAGCGCGAACGCCAGCCGGTGGAGCGCAAGGAGTACGCCCACGTGATCGTGGACGAGGCGCAGGACCTCACCCCGATGCAGTGGCGGATGATCGGCCGCCGGGCCCGGATGGCCACCTGGACGATCGTCGGCGACCCGGCGCAGTCCTCCTGGCCGTTCCCGCAGGAGGCCCAGTCCGCGCTGGACGAGGTGCTGTCCGGCAAGCCGCGCCGCCGCTTCACGCTGACCGTGAACTACCGCAACCCCGCCGAGATCGCCGAGGTCGCGGCCAAGGTGCTGGCGCTGGCCGCCCCGGGCACGCCCTCGCCGAGCGCGGTGCGCCACGTCGGCGTGGAGCCGCGCTTCGCAGCCGTCACCGACCCCTCGCCGGAGGCCTTCGGCGCGGCCGCCCGGGCCGAGCTGGAGCGGCTGCTGGGCGAGGTGGACGGCACCGTGGCGATCGTGGTGCCGATGGACCGCCGGGCCGAGGCGGCCGGCTGGGCCGAGGGCCTGGGCGAGCGCGTGGTGGTGCTGGGCAGCCTGGAGGCCAAGGGTCTGGAATACGACGCCACCGTGGTGGCCGACCCGACCGGCATCGCCGGCGAGTCGGAGGCCGGGCTGCGGGTGCTGTACGTCGCGCTGACCCGGGCGACCCAGCGGCTGACGGTGTTGTCCGGCCCGGACGACCTGCCGGACTCGGCCGGGGTGCCCGCGTTGCTGCACGGCTGA
- a CDS encoding NAD-dependent malic enzyme, with product MATVPSVSNSITVRLEVPARGNAVSAITTAVESSGGSVTGLDVTASGLEALRIDVTVAASSVAHGEEIVEKLRAIDGVAIGKVSDRTFLMHLGGKIEMSSKLPIRNRDDLSMIYTPGVARVCMAIAENPEDARRLTIKRNSVAVVTDGSAVLGLGNIGPEAALPVMEGKAALFKRFAGIDAWPICLDTQDTDEIVAIVKAIAPGFAGINLEDISAPRCFEIEARLREALDIPVFHDDQHGTAIVVLAALTNALKVVGKEIGEIRVVMSGAGAAGTAILKLLMAAGVEHATVADVHGVVHRGRADLNESLRWIAEHTNRSERTGSLKEAVAGADVFIGVSAPNVLDGDDLATMAEDAIIFALANPDPEVDPAIARQTAAVVATGRSDFPNQINNVLVFPGVFRGLLDAQSRTVNTEMMIAAARALATTVADDELNANYIIPSVFHKDVAKTVAAAVREAALAGAQEAPVPARPTPGIVGTLDTSAFPVVKL from the coding sequence ATGGCGACGGTGCCCAGTGTCTCCAACTCGATCACGGTACGGCTGGAGGTCCCGGCCCGGGGCAACGCCGTCAGCGCGATCACCACGGCCGTGGAGTCCTCCGGCGGATCGGTGACCGGTCTCGACGTCACCGCCTCCGGTCTGGAGGCGCTGCGGATCGACGTCACGGTGGCGGCCTCCTCGGTCGCGCACGGCGAGGAGATCGTCGAGAAGCTGCGCGCGATCGACGGGGTGGCGATCGGCAAGGTCTCGGACCGCACCTTCCTGATGCACCTCGGTGGCAAGATCGAGATGTCGTCCAAGCTGCCGATCCGCAACCGTGACGACCTCAGCATGATCTACACCCCCGGTGTCGCCCGGGTCTGCATGGCGATCGCGGAGAACCCCGAGGACGCCCGCCGCCTGACCATCAAGCGCAACAGCGTCGCCGTGGTCACCGACGGCTCGGCGGTGCTGGGGCTGGGCAACATCGGCCCGGAGGCCGCGCTGCCGGTCATGGAGGGCAAGGCGGCCCTCTTCAAGCGCTTCGCCGGGATCGACGCCTGGCCGATCTGCCTGGACACCCAGGACACCGACGAGATCGTCGCCATCGTCAAGGCGATCGCCCCGGGCTTCGCGGGGATCAACCTGGAGGACATCTCCGCGCCGCGCTGCTTCGAGATCGAGGCCCGGCTGCGCGAGGCCCTGGACATCCCGGTCTTCCACGACGACCAGCACGGCACCGCGATCGTGGTGCTGGCCGCCCTCACCAACGCGCTGAAGGTGGTCGGCAAGGAGATCGGCGAGATCCGGGTGGTGATGTCGGGCGCCGGCGCGGCCGGCACCGCGATCCTCAAGCTGCTGATGGCGGCCGGCGTCGAGCACGCCACCGTGGCGGACGTCCACGGCGTGGTCCACCGCGGCCGTGCGGACCTCAACGAGAGCCTGCGCTGGATCGCCGAGCACACCAACCGCTCGGAGCGCACCGGCAGCCTCAAGGAGGCCGTGGCGGGCGCGGACGTCTTCATCGGCGTCTCGGCCCCGAACGTCCTGGACGGCGACGACCTGGCCACCATGGCCGAGGACGCGATCATCTTCGCGCTGGCCAACCCGGACCCGGAGGTCGACCCGGCGATCGCCCGGCAGACCGCCGCCGTGGTCGCCACCGGCCGCAGCGACTTCCCGAACCAGATCAACAACGTGCTGGTCTTCCCGGGCGTCTTCCGCGGCCTGCTGGACGCCCAGAGCCGCACGGTCAACACCGAGATGATGATCGCCGCCGCCCGTGCGCTGGCCACCACCGTCGCCGACGACGAGCTGAACGCGAACTACATCATCCCGAGCGTCTTCCACAAGGACGTCGCCAAGACCGTCGCCGCCGCCGTGCGCGAGGCGGCCCTGGCCGGCGCCCAGGAGGCCCCCGTGCCGGCCCGTCCGACCCCGGGCATCGTCGGCACCCTGGACACCTCCGCCTTCCCCGTCGTCAAGCTCTGA
- a CDS encoding HU family DNA-binding protein, which yields MNRSELVAALSERAEVTRKDADAVLAAFAEIVGEVVAKGDEKVTIPGFLTFERTHRAARTARNPQTGEPIQIAAGYSAKVSAGSKLKEAAKGA from the coding sequence ATGAACCGCAGTGAGCTGGTGGCCGCGCTGTCCGAGCGCGCCGAGGTGACCCGCAAGGACGCCGACGCCGTTCTGGCCGCCTTCGCCGAGATCGTCGGCGAGGTCGTCGCCAAGGGCGACGAGAAGGTCACCATCCCCGGTTTCCTGACCTTCGAGCGCACCCACCGCGCTGCCCGCACCGCGCGCAACCCGCAGACCGGCGAGCCGATCCAGATCGCGGCCGGCTACAGCGCCAAGGTGAGCGCCGGCTCCAAGCTGAAGGAAGCCGCCAAGGGCGCCTGA
- the murA gene encoding UDP-N-acetylglucosamine 1-carboxyvinyltransferase, which produces MTDDVLLVHGGNPLEGEIRVRGAKNLVPKAMVAALLGQGPSRLRNVPDIRDVKVVRGLLQLHGVTVRTGDEDGELILDPSHVESANVADIDAHAGSSRIPILFCGPLLHRLGHAFIPGLGGCDIGGRPVDFHFEVLRQFGATIEKHPQGTYLVAQQRLRGTKIELPYPSVGATEQVLLTAVLAEGVTELRNAAIEPEIVDLICVLQKMGAIITLGTDRTILITGVDELGGYTHRALPDRLESASWACAALATKGDIYVRGARQLEMMTFLNTFRKVGGAFEVDDEGIRFWHPGGELKAIALETDVHPGFQTDWQQPLVVALTQATGLSIVHETVYESRLGFTGALNQMGAHIQLYRECLGATPCRFGARNFLHSAVVSGPSKLIGAELVIPDLRGGFSYLIAALAAEGTSTVHGIDLINRGYENFMEKLRDLGAHVELPSEQLVDA; this is translated from the coding sequence ATGACCGACGACGTCCTGCTGGTCCACGGCGGAAACCCGCTCGAAGGCGAGATCCGCGTCCGCGGTGCGAAGAACCTGGTCCCCAAGGCCATGGTCGCCGCCCTGCTCGGCCAGGGCCCCAGCAGACTGCGCAACGTCCCGGACATCCGCGACGTCAAGGTGGTCCGCGGCCTGCTGCAGCTGCACGGTGTGACGGTGCGCACCGGCGACGAGGACGGCGAGCTGATCCTCGACCCCTCGCACGTCGAGAGTGCCAACGTCGCCGACATCGACGCGCACGCCGGCTCCTCGCGGATCCCGATCCTGTTCTGCGGCCCGCTGCTGCACCGCCTCGGCCACGCCTTCATCCCGGGCCTGGGCGGCTGCGACATCGGCGGCCGCCCGGTCGACTTCCACTTCGAGGTGCTGCGCCAGTTCGGCGCCACCATCGAGAAGCACCCGCAGGGCACCTACCTGGTCGCCCAGCAGCGCCTGCGCGGCACCAAGATCGAGCTGCCCTACCCCTCGGTCGGCGCGACCGAGCAGGTGCTGCTCACCGCGGTGCTCGCCGAGGGCGTCACCGAGCTGCGCAACGCGGCCATCGAGCCGGAGATCGTCGACCTGATCTGCGTCCTGCAGAAGATGGGCGCGATCATCACGCTCGGCACCGACCGGACCATCCTGATCACCGGTGTGGACGAGCTCGGCGGCTACACCCACCGCGCGCTGCCGGACCGGCTGGAGTCCGCCTCCTGGGCCTGCGCGGCGCTGGCCACCAAGGGCGACATCTACGTCCGAGGCGCCCGCCAGCTGGAGATGATGACCTTCCTCAACACCTTCCGGAAGGTCGGCGGCGCCTTCGAGGTGGACGACGAGGGCATCCGCTTCTGGCACCCCGGCGGCGAGCTCAAGGCGATCGCCCTGGAGACCGACGTGCACCCGGGCTTCCAGACCGACTGGCAGCAGCCGCTGGTGGTCGCGCTGACCCAGGCCACCGGCCTGTCCATCGTCCACGAGACGGTGTACGAGTCGCGCCTGGGCTTCACCGGCGCGCTGAACCAGATGGGCGCGCACATCCAGCTCTACCGCGAGTGCCTGGGCGCCACCCCGTGCCGCTTCGGCGCCCGCAACTTCCTGCACTCCGCGGTCGTCTCCGGCCCGTCCAAGCTGATCGGCGCCGAGCTGGTCATCCCGGACCTGCGCGGCGGCTTCTCGTACCTGATCGCGGCGCTGGCGGCCGAGGGCACCTCGACCGTGCACGGCATCGACCTGATCAACCGCGGCTACGAGAACTTCATGGAGAAGCTGCGCGACCTGGGCGCGCACGTCGAGCTGCCCAGCGAGCAGCTGGTCGACGCCTGA
- a CDS encoding YqgE/AlgH family protein → MTAAHSHGGRSHTGRLLVATPLLTDPNFARAVVLLLDHDAEGALGVVLNRPTPVEVGSVLDGWGRLVGQPAVVFQGGPVALDSALGLAVAPGEPGGGEPLGWRRVHGAIGLVDLEAPPEVLAGELGSLRIFAGYAGWSPGQLEAELESGAWYLVDCEPGDVSSPEPERLWRAVLRRQRGPVALLATYPDDPTMN, encoded by the coding sequence ATGACGGCGGCCCATTCGCACGGAGGCCGGTCCCACACCGGCCGTCTGCTCGTCGCGACGCCCCTGCTCACCGATCCGAACTTCGCGCGGGCGGTGGTGCTCCTCCTCGACCACGACGCCGAGGGGGCGCTCGGTGTGGTCCTCAACCGGCCGACGCCGGTCGAGGTGGGCAGTGTGCTGGACGGCTGGGGGAGACTCGTCGGGCAGCCCGCCGTGGTCTTCCAGGGCGGGCCGGTGGCGCTGGACTCGGCGCTCGGCCTCGCGGTGGCGCCCGGGGAGCCGGGCGGCGGCGAGCCGTTGGGCTGGCGGCGGGTGCACGGGGCGATCGGCCTGGTGGACCTGGAGGCGCCGCCCGAGGTGCTGGCCGGGGAGCTGGGCAGCCTGCGGATCTTCGCCGGGTACGCCGGGTGGTCGCCGGGCCAGCTGGAGGCGGAGCTGGAGAGCGGCGCCTGGTACCTGGTGGACTGCGAGCCCGGGGACGTCTCCAGCCCGGAGCCGGAGCGGCTGTGGCGCGCGGTGCTGCGCCGCCAGCGCGGGCCGGTCGCCCTGCTGGCGACGTACCCCGACGACCCGACGATGAACTGA
- a CDS encoding DUF3039 domain-containing protein: protein MSTLEPERGLGTGTLVEPVPQVSHGDGDHERFAHYVQKDKIMESALSGSPVVALCGKVWVPGRDPKKYPVCPMCKEIYDGIGKPQGGDDDKK, encoded by the coding sequence ATGAGCACTCTTGAGCCCGAGCGCGGCCTCGGCACCGGCACCCTGGTCGAGCCCGTCCCGCAGGTGTCCCACGGGGACGGCGACCACGAGCGCTTCGCGCACTACGTCCAGAAGGACAAGATCATGGAGAGCGCGCTCTCCGGGTCTCCCGTGGTGGCGCTCTGCGGCAAGGTGTGGGTGCCCGGGCGCGACCCGAAGAAGTACCCGGTCTGCCCGATGTGCAAGGAGATCTACGACGGCATCGGCAAGCCGCAGGGCGGCGACGACGACAAGAAGTAG